One Helianthus annuus cultivar XRQ/B chromosome 7, HanXRQr2.0-SUNRISE, whole genome shotgun sequence genomic region harbors:
- the LOC110942560 gene encoding uncharacterized protein LOC110942560 — protein MADARNINDDNDDNNDAARQEAFENRVTEVAEGVIQANLPRLAQEVESRVLGVVDAMMTSRFEELKELIEGSKGRGKERRCTYKDFMACHPTTYDGKIDPVECQRWISNIEAVFIRSRCDKEDQVMFATGLLTHQAKDWWDAHSKEVGEDRLQVMTWQEFKGPFMRYHCPQSAIDKIQEDFLRLRQKNESVNEIANNFMDKMKFCGELVTTERMKISHFYGVLKAEVREFITPSKCETLEELIDLARDREIEIKRQEERGEKRPSEKGASFSPSKKGKFQDQGRKGKSKGGITPCKTCGKLHTGECLLGKKGCFKCGKEGHSSYQCPDNPKTCFNCFEKGHIKSECPKLQQGSKKEDRKQEGSRAKGRMFQITSEEAKSHPNVVSGIFLINSIPVYVLFDTGATMSFISSEIVQHPSFKIERMSMPLEVEIADSKNYLLHEICKNCKLTIEDEEFAIDLIPMILGEFKVIVGMDWMSQNHAEIKCETKSILLQTPSGRRLNVQGERKMEAKLCTLV, from the coding sequence ATGGCCGATGCAAGAAATAtcaatgatgataatgatgataacaaTGATGCGGCTAGACAAGAAGCATTCGAGAACAGAGTCACTGAAGTAGCGGAAGGGGTTATACAAGCCAATCTACCACGGTTGGCTCAAGAAGTAGAAAGCCGAGTTCTGGGTGTGGTGGATGCTATGATGACCAGTAGGTTTGAAGAATTGAAAGAATTAATCGAAGGATCCAAGGGTAGAGGTAAGGAACGAAGGTGCACTTATAAGGATTTTATGGCATGCCATCCGACGACGTATGACGGTAAAATAGATCCTGTTGAATGTCAAAGATGGATCTCGAACATAGAGGCGGTCTTTATACGAAGTCGGTGTGATaaggaggatcaagtgatgtttgCTACCGGTTTACTAACCCATCAGGCGAAGGATTGGTGGGATGCTCACAGCAAGGAGGTAGGCGAAGACAGACTGCAAGTTATGACTTGGCAGGAGTTTAAGGGGCCCTTCATGAGATATCATTGTCCTCAGTCGGCTATCGACAAGATTCAGGAGGATTTCTTACGCCTCCGGCAGAAAAACGAATCAGTGAATGAAATAGCAAACAattttatggataagatgaagttctgtggAGAATTGGTAACAACCGAGAGGATGAAGATAAGTCATTTTTATGGTGTGTTAAAAGCAGAAGTTAGAGAGTTCATCACTCCCTCAAAATGTGAAACTCTTGAAGAGCTCATTGATTTAGCGCGGGATAGAGAGATCGAAATTAAAAGGCAAGAGGAGCGAGGTGAAAAGAGGCCGAGTGAAAAAGGTGCAAGTTTTAGTCCATCCAAAAAGGGGAAGTTTCAGGATCAAGGAAGAAAGGGTAAGTCGAAGGGTGGGATTACACCATGCAAGACGTGTGGAAAGCTCCATACCGGAGAGTGTTTGCTAGGTAAGAAGGGGTGCTTTAAATGCGGTAAGGAGGGGCATTCGTCCTATCAATGCCCGGACAACCCAAAGACTTGTTTCAACTGTTtcgaaaaagggcatatcaagtcGGAATGTCCAAAGCTTCAACAAGGGTCAAAGAAAGAAGATAGGAAGCAAGAGGGTTCTAGGGCAAAGGGGAGAATGTTTCAGATCACGTCTGAAGAAGCCAAGTCCCATCcaaatgtggtctcaggtatttTTCTAATAAATTCTATACCGGTTTACGTTTTGTTTGATACCGGAGCTACCATGTCGTTTATCTCTAGTGAAATTGTTCAACATCCATCCTTTAAGATTGAACGAATGTcgatgcccttagaagtagagatagcagACAGTAAAAATTACTTGTTGCACGAAATATGTAAGAATTGCAAATTgaccattgaggatgaggagtttGCTATTGATCTTATCCCCATGATCTTGGGGGAATTCAAAgtaatagtgggtatggattggatgTCTCAAAACCATGCAGAGATAAAATGTGAAACCAAATCTATACTTCTCCAAACTCCAAGTGGAAGACGATTAAATGTACAAGGCGAAAGAAAGATGGAAGCGAAGCTATGTACTCTCGTTTAA
- the LOC110942561 gene encoding uncharacterized protein LOC110942561, translating to MAPYELLYGRKCRTPVCWGEVGQRELAPSDLIAITNEKIEMVRTRLKAAQDRQKAYADKRKRPIEFQVGDFVLLKVSPWKGIIRFRKRGKLGPRYIGPFKILARVGRVTYRLELPPALDGIHSTFHVSQLRKCLADDTALVPLDDIELDERLNYVERPIAIRDFKVKNLRNKAVKQVLVQWRHRKGSDLTWEAEDEMRRHYPFLFGMSKI from the coding sequence atggcaccttacgAGCTACTTTACGGGAGGAAATGTaggactcccgtatgttggggtgAAGTAGGACAAAGAGAACTTGCACCAAGTGATTTAATAGCAATAACGAATGAAAAGATCGAAATGGTTAGAACAAGGTTGAAAGCAGCTCAAGATCGGCAAAAAGCTTATGCAGACAAGAGAAAGCGTCCCAtcgaattccaagtcggagattttGTCTTGCTAAAAgtgtccccatggaagggtataatcCGTTTTCGCAAACGGGGAAAGCTAGGTCCTCGTTACATTGGGCCGTTTAAAATTTTGGCTCGGGTTGGAAGGGTTACGTATCGACTAGAATTACCGCCTGCTCTAGACGGGATTCACAGTACCTTCCACGTGTCTCAATTGAGGAAATGTCTCGCGGATGACACAGCATTAGTACCTCTCGATGACATTGAGTTAGACGAGAGGTTAAACTATGTAGAGAGACCCATAGCCATTAGAGATTTCAAGGTGAAGAATCTCCGCAACAAGGCTGTTAAACAGGTGCTGGTACAATGGCGGCACCGGAAGGGTTCGGATCTTACGTGGGAAGCCGAAGATGAAATGAGGAGACACTATCCTTTTCTTTTCGGTATGTCAAAAATTTAA